Proteins encoded by one window of Luteimonas yindakuii:
- a CDS encoding DUF4870 domain-containing protein, translating into MAHIQSITTSSERGWAMAAHVTALALALMTSWLVGVAGVVGAGAIWLLKRDDSPFIARHAREAVNFNLSMLIYAAVACGIAAALVGLTVLTLGLGVILTLPAGLALLMVIAAIALMWLVCSIIAAVRAWNGEEYRYPLTIRLLD; encoded by the coding sequence ATGGCACACATCCAATCGATCACCACGTCGAGTGAGCGCGGCTGGGCCATGGCCGCGCACGTCACCGCCCTGGCGCTGGCACTGATGACCAGCTGGCTGGTCGGCGTGGCGGGCGTCGTCGGGGCCGGGGCGATCTGGCTGCTCAAGCGCGACGATTCGCCATTCATCGCCCGCCACGCGCGCGAGGCGGTGAATTTCAACCTGAGCATGCTGATCTACGCGGCCGTGGCCTGCGGCATCGCCGCGGCGCTGGTCGGGCTGACCGTGCTGACCCTCGGGCTCGGCGTGATCCTCACGCTGCCGGCCGGGCTGGCATTGCTGATGGTGATCGCGGCGATCGCACTGATGTGGCTGGTGTGCAGCATCATCGCTGCGGTCAGGGCGTGGAACGGCGAGGAGTACCGTTATCCGCTGACCATCCGCCTGCTTGATTGA
- a CDS encoding farnesyl diphosphate synthase, giving the protein MAAADPGRFDAWRQRADRAIGSALATLADSEPRLLASMRHATLLGGKRMRPLLVYATGTAFGVAEDALDPAAAAVELIHAYSLVHDDLPSMDDDALRRGQPTVHVAFDEGTAVLCGDALQSLAFAVLADAPQPPAARVAMLRELAVAAGAGGMCGGQARDLAATGAGILDIAALERLHAMKTGALLRAAVRLGALAADVDAGTAVRLDAFADALGLAFQIRDDLLDVESDSGTLGKTAGKDVAQDKATFPALIGVEASRERLQSLAATMDEALAPFGERATALAALGRHAITRNY; this is encoded by the coding sequence ATGGCAGCGGCCGACCCCGGCCGGTTCGACGCCTGGAGACAGCGTGCCGACCGTGCGATCGGCAGCGCCCTCGCCACGCTTGCCGACAGCGAGCCGCGCCTGCTGGCGTCGATGCGCCACGCCACGCTGCTGGGCGGCAAGCGCATGCGCCCGCTGCTGGTCTATGCCACCGGCACCGCCTTCGGGGTTGCCGAGGACGCGCTGGATCCCGCTGCCGCCGCGGTGGAGCTGATCCACGCCTATTCGCTGGTCCACGATGACCTGCCGTCGATGGACGACGACGCGCTGCGCCGCGGCCAACCCACCGTGCACGTGGCATTCGACGAGGGCACCGCGGTGCTGTGTGGCGATGCGTTGCAGTCGCTGGCATTCGCCGTGCTCGCCGACGCGCCGCAGCCGCCAGCCGCGCGGGTGGCGATGCTGCGCGAACTCGCGGTGGCCGCAGGCGCCGGCGGCATGTGCGGCGGCCAGGCACGCGATCTCGCGGCGACCGGTGCAGGCATCCTCGATATCGCCGCGCTCGAACGCCTGCATGCGATGAAGACCGGCGCACTGCTGCGCGCCGCGGTGCGCCTCGGCGCGCTTGCCGCGGATGTCGATGCGGGGACCGCGGTGCGACTCGACGCCTTCGCCGACGCGCTCGGCCTCGCCTTCCAGATCCGCGACGACCTGCTCGACGTGGAGTCCGACAGCGGCACCCTCGGCAAGACCGCCGGCAAGGATGTCGCCCAGGACAAGGCCACCTTCCCGGCGCTGATCGGCGTCGAGGCCTCGCGCGAGCGTCTGCAGTCGCTGGCCGCTACGATGGACGAGGCGCTGGCGCCGTTCGGCGAACGCGCCACGGCGCTGGCAGCGCTCGGGCGCCACGCGATCACCCGCAACTACTGA
- a CDS encoding exodeoxyribonuclease VII small subunit, which translates to MARKHTSDPALPADGADSTSPVSEFEQSLQQLEALVERMEDGELGLEDSLAAYERGVGLYRRCQQALEQAELRVRLLSDPGQPDSAEPFPAAGDDV; encoded by the coding sequence ATGGCACGCAAGCACACTTCCGACCCCGCCCTCCCCGCCGACGGCGCCGACAGCACGTCGCCGGTGAGCGAATTCGAGCAGTCGCTCCAGCAGCTCGAAGCGCTGGTGGAGCGCATGGAAGACGGCGAACTCGGCCTCGAGGATTCGCTGGCGGCCTACGAGCGCGGCGTGGGTCTGTATCGCCGCTGCCAGCAGGCGCTGGAGCAGGCGGAACTGCGCGTGCGCCTGCTGAGCGATCCCGGGCAGCCCGACAGTGCCGAGCCGTTCCCTGCGGCTGGCGACGATGTCTGA
- the tilS gene encoding tRNA lysidine(34) synthetase TilS, which produces MPASVDLPQWIPSGVAGPVLVGFSGGLDSTVLLHRLAVDRDVRAQGLRAVHVHHGLQPAADDWAAHAVQTCAALDVPLEIHHARVQRDAGHGMEAAARHARYAAFDARLQPGGILALAHHLDDQAETFLLRALRASGVEGLSAMRPWRAHGTGWLWRPLLATPRAHLFHQARDQALLWIEDPSNAGLDPDRNFLRHAVLPRLRERWPHAAEGLARSAGFAAQASDLLAADDAEAFAAARCDDPAVVRVDVLGTLPAARRARALRHWIATLGLPPLPANGVACIEQMLASKARDGDACFDYAGTRVQRWRGLLHAGPVRAPLPPDLDLTWDGTSPLALPDGGALRLEADALALRFDAPLRVHARRGGERIRLPGRGHHHSLKQVLQMLDVPRWERAHLPLLSTADGSLLAAGDRVLSAGFDQWLRTRHARLRWTPPGSR; this is translated from the coding sequence ATGCCTGCATCCGTCGACCTGCCGCAGTGGATCCCGTCCGGCGTCGCCGGTCCGGTACTGGTCGGTTTCAGCGGCGGCCTCGATTCCACCGTGCTGCTGCATCGTCTTGCCGTCGACCGCGACGTGCGCGCGCAGGGGCTGCGTGCGGTGCATGTGCATCACGGTTTGCAGCCGGCCGCGGACGACTGGGCCGCGCATGCCGTGCAGACGTGCGCGGCGCTCGACGTGCCGCTGGAGATCCACCACGCACGGGTGCAGCGCGATGCCGGACACGGCATGGAGGCAGCCGCACGCCACGCGCGCTATGCCGCCTTCGATGCGCGCCTGCAACCCGGCGGGATCCTGGCGCTTGCCCACCATCTCGACGACCAGGCCGAGACCTTCCTGTTGCGTGCGCTGCGGGCCTCCGGCGTTGAGGGGCTGTCGGCCATGCGCCCGTGGCGCGCGCATGGCACGGGCTGGCTGTGGCGCCCGCTGCTGGCGACGCCGCGCGCGCACCTGTTCCACCAAGCGCGCGACCAGGCGCTGCTGTGGATCGAGGATCCCAGCAACGCCGGGCTCGATCCGGACCGCAACTTCCTCCGCCATGCGGTGTTGCCGCGATTGCGCGAGCGCTGGCCGCACGCCGCGGAGGGCCTCGCCCGCAGCGCCGGCTTCGCGGCGCAGGCCAGCGATCTGCTGGCCGCGGACGATGCGGAAGCGTTCGCCGCGGCACGCTGCGATGACCCTGCAGTCGTGCGCGTGGATGTGCTGGGCACGCTGCCGGCAGCCCGGCGCGCGCGCGCGCTGCGGCACTGGATCGCGACACTCGGGCTGCCGCCGTTGCCGGCCAATGGTGTGGCGTGCATCGAACAGATGCTCGCCAGCAAAGCGCGCGACGGCGACGCCTGTTTCGACTATGCGGGCACCCGCGTCCAGCGCTGGCGCGGCCTGCTGCACGCGGGACCAGTGCGTGCGCCGTTGCCACCGGATCTCGATCTCACCTGGGATGGCACCTCGCCGCTGGCCCTGCCTGATGGCGGCGCGCTGCGGCTGGAAGCCGACGCGCTGGCGCTTCGCTTCGATGCGCCGTTGCGGGTGCATGCGCGCCGTGGCGGCGAGCGCATCCGCCTGCCCGGGCGCGGTCACCACCACAGCCTGAAACAGGTGCTGCAGATGCTCGACGTGCCGCGCTGGGAACGCGCGCATCTGCCGTTGCTGTCCACTGCGGACGGCAGCCTTCTCGCGGCGGGCGACCGCGTGCTCTCCGCCGGGTTCGACCAGTGGCTGCGGACGCGCCACGCGCGGCTGCGCTGGACCCCACCAGGAAGTCGCTGA